TTGTCTCCGGAAAGCGGTACGAGGAAGCGGCGATCCAGGAACCGATTTGCGCGCTCGCATGTGGTCTCGGACACGAAGAGACAGACATGGCAGGCGGCTCCGTGCAGGTAGTCGCCCGGGTCGTGCGGCAGGCGCTCGGAGCACAGTGGGTCGGCCGAGCAGTGCCCGGCGTCGGTCAGGGCACGACGGACGATCCGGTCGAACTCGCGCTCCTCAGCAAGCGAAACAAGGCCTCCGAGGGTGCCCTCCGAATCGGGAACAGCGGTGTAGATGAGAATGCCCGTCCTTGGGTTCTTTTCGTCTCCCGCATAAATTCGCTCTGCGAGTGAGGCCGAGTTGTAGCCGCATTCCAGGGCGATGGTACGGATCAAAAGGTGGGAAAGCGTGTGCAGGGCGATGTACCGTGCCCCGGGCCAACCGAAGAAGGGATCGAAGTCGCTCGTCTTGCGGTCCGACTTTCGGTTTGCGCGGAATCGACCGAAAGCCTCCCTGTGGGCCTCCATATGCGGCGACTTCTCCATACGTGCCACCCAGTCGGCCATGAGGCCGTCCCGCACACGAAGGAAGATGCCCTCGCCGCGAACCTCGCTGGCCGGCACCCAGGGCTGCGTACCGCGGGACAGGTCTACCCGGCTGGCGATCTCCGGCGACTCAGGGTCAGGGGCGTCGAGCCTGGTGAAACCGATCAGGGCGCGTGCCTCGCGCAGCCGCTCCACTTGGCGAATGTCTGAGAAGAGTTCGCCGAGGCGGGGCGGAACGGAGACCTTCCGCAGGGCGAAGTCGTCACTCGGCGCTGGAACGGGGCCCGAGAGCGCGTCCCATTCGGGGCCGAAGAGGTCGGCCTGGACGTCGGGCGCGGAGGGAGCCAGTCCGTCGGATCCTTGCTTACGAGCCGCGATGGCCGCGACGACCGCGTCGGCCTCGAACTCTTTGAGGAACCCGAACTTGGGCATGCGTGCCATGAAGTCGAACTGTCCGCGATCATCTATGAGTTGCAAGTCGGGCCAGTGGTCGTCGAGGAGCTTGTCAATGTCTCCGCCCTGCCCCTTGGGCAGGGCCAGAGCGCTGAGAGTGAGCGGGAACCACTGATTGGACGCGCCCGCCACCATCAGGACCGAGTCCTGAGCACAGCCGTTCGCCGCGTATGTGCCCAGGTGCGGGTGACGTCCGCGGCACAGCGGTAGGTTGCGGCGGCCTCGCTCGCCCATCGCCTCGCGGATGTTGCGCTTCTCGCCGCAGGCGACGCATTCGATGGTGACGTTGGCGGCCTGGTTGCCGCCGTGGTCCTTCATGCGCAGCTTCGGGCGCGGCGTCTTGCTGCAGGCCTGCCCGTGGTGGACGTATGCCGTGTACGGAAACTCATCGAGATGGCCGACAGTGCAGACGAGGGTGAAGCGGGCAGCGACGGCGAGAGGCTTCCCCCGCTTGCAGTCGTGGACGAACTTCGCTTCGTGCGGCGTACGCGGGTTGGAGTTGATGAAGGCGAACTCACTGGAGTCGACGGCGGCCAGCACATTGCAGGCGGTGCAGCGCAGCCATTGAGGAAACGGTGTGACGGGCACCCCGACACCCTGCGCAGCCCAGCCCTTGGGGTCCGCGTCCCCACCCTCCAGCCATGGGGCGGCGCGCAACTGCTCGACCTGTCCGCGCCCGTAGCGCTGGAGGGATCGGTTGACGGCGGCGCGCAGCCGAGGCTCGTCGATGTCGTAATCGGTGATGCCGGAGTAGCTCCAGGCGTCAAGTCCCTTGACGAGAACCGAGAAATTCGGCAGATCGACGAGGGAGCCGATACCGGCGGTGAACATGAGGTGGCTGGGACGGACGGCTCCGACCCTGCGATTGCCGTGGGTGGTCATCGCTGTCCCTTCCTGGCCGCGTCGCCAGTGGTAGGTCCGTACTCGTCGCTGTCCACGGTGGCCGCCATGTCCTGGTCGGGGTCGGAATCAGTGTCGGGGGCTCCGAAGTTCCAGTCCGGGCCGCCTCCTGAGGATTCGTCGAGAAAGGCGCCGCCACCGGGGAGAAGGAGGTTGATTTCGTTCTCCGTCTCGCGCATCGACAGGCCGACGGTCAGCTCGGTCCACCGGGATCCGTCTGCCCGCCTCAGCAGCCCGCTCACGATCGTCGTCTTGCGCTTCTCCTTCCGGTAGCCGAGGGCCGAGCTGTTCTCGTCCCGCTTGCGGCGCCATTCGTCCTTCAGTCGGTCCAGACGTTCGCTCAGATATTGGCGCGGCCGCTCGCCCCCCACCCGTTCGGCCCGTTCCAGAAGCCGACGTTCGACGTCTTGGGCGAGCGGCCCGTTGAGGTCGACATGGTGGGCGTCCAGGTTGCGCGACGTGTCGTATGCGGCCTGGCGCAACGCGGCGACATAAGTGGCGGCCACGCCCCGGTCGAGGGCTCGGCGGGTGAACGGGGTGACGGAGAGAGCTTCGACCTGGCGGTAGAACGAGGCGTGGTAGTGCTCGAAGTCTTCGTAGTGGGCGAGATCTCGGGGGCGTGACCAGTTGTAGAGGGTCACGACGAGACCCGGGCGTTTGGCGTCACGGCCGACGCGCGAGGACGCCTGGATGTACTCGGCGGTGTTCTTGGGCTGGCCGACGACCAGCATCAGACCGAACCGGGAGACGTCGACACCCACCTGCAGCATGGAGGTGGCGAGGACGACGTCGACTGCCTGTCTGGCCGTCGGCGTCATGGCGGCGCGGGGTTCACGCTTCTCCTTCATGGCAGTCGCATACTCGCGCAGGAAGGCGCGTCGCCGGTCCGAGGTGTCGCGCTCGGGGTCGAACCCGATTTCCAGGCGCTTGAGGGCTGCGCCGATGTCAGCGGAGGAAATGCGCGAGGTCAGTTCCTGGATGCTGAGCATGCCGGCTCTGCTCACGATGCGATCGGCCAGCGTGTCCTGGCCTCTGCGGCTGCCGTTGGAGCGCACGCGGGTGGTGATGTCGTCGTCCATGTACCGCCGCATGCCGGCGAGTTCGCGGGTCGCATTGAAGTAGCCGACAAGCGTCATATAGGGGTCGGCCGGCTTGCCGTAGTCGTCGAAAAGTTGCTGCCCGGCGAGGAGCAGGATCTCGGCGACCCGGATCTCGGCAGCCTTGAGGCGGGTGCCGTGCGCGCACACGCCCAGGTAGCGGCGGCCGGGGTTCTCGCGGCTCAGCTCGACCTGTCGGGAGAAGAAGGTGTCACCGACGTCGAGGACCTGCGGCGGGAAGACGGCGACTTTGCGGCCGAAGACGCCGAGTACCTGATCGGCGGCCCGTTTAGTGGTCGCGGTCGATGCGACGATCTTGGGCCCGACCTCGTGGCGTTGTCCCCGGGCGTCGGTGACACTCCAGGTGCACAGCTGATCGACGGCGGACTCGAAGAGGCCGACGATGGTGCCGAGCGCACCGGAGATCAGGTGCAGCTCGTCCTGGATGATCAGGTCCGGGGGCCGCAGGCGGGTGACGGGCTGTGCGGTGACGCCGGGCATGTCGCCCTTCGCGTTGTGGCGGCTTCCGCAACCGGTTTTGGCGTCAAGGTCGTCGTGGCGGTAGCCGTGGCGGGGACAGAGCTCGGTGACCCTGCCGAACAGCAGACCGGCGTACCCGTTCCAGGGCAGCTGGGCGAACTTGTCCACGGTGGCGATCAGCAGAGACGGGGCGAGCCGATAGATCTCCTCGTCGACGGTGAGCACGGGGATG
This genomic interval from Streptomyces dengpaensis contains the following:
- the drmB gene encoding DUF1998 domain-containing protein, which produces MTTHGNRRVGAVRPSHLMFTAGIGSLVDLPNFSVLVKGLDAWSYSGITDYDIDEPRLRAAVNRSLQRYGRGQVEQLRAAPWLEGGDADPKGWAAQGVGVPVTPFPQWLRCTACNVLAAVDSSEFAFINSNPRTPHEAKFVHDCKRGKPLAVAARFTLVCTVGHLDEFPYTAYVHHGQACSKTPRPKLRMKDHGGNQAANVTIECVACGEKRNIREAMGERGRRNLPLCRGRHPHLGTYAANGCAQDSVLMVAGASNQWFPLTLSALALPKGQGGDIDKLLDDHWPDLQLIDDRGQFDFMARMPKFGFLKEFEADAVVAAIAARKQGSDGLAPSAPDVQADLFGPEWDALSGPVPAPSDDFALRKVSVPPRLGELFSDIRQVERLREARALIGFTRLDAPDPESPEIASRVDLSRGTQPWVPASEVRGEGIFLRVRDGLMADWVARMEKSPHMEAHREAFGRFRANRKSDRKTSDFDPFFGWPGARYIALHTLSHLLIRTIALECGYNSASLAERIYAGDEKNPRTGILIYTAVPDSEGTLGGLVSLAEEREFDRIVRRALTDAGHCSADPLCSERLPHDPGDYLHGAACHVCLFVSETTCERANRFLDRRFLVPLSGDKEQVLTPVGLLP